ATACTGGTATCCATGGTAACCATGTGTGTTCCTGGACCATTTAGTTTGAATAGCCAGTGAGGAATTAAGCATAGATTTTCGGCATTTCCCCCTTTAAGTTGCTAGATGAGAAGGAATCTTAAGTTAACGGATCTTGTGAATTGTAATATACTATTTGGTTGAACTGATGCAATTTGACCAGCCTCCTCATATAATACGCATTGGATCAACTCCTTTTGAGTGTGGGGATACATTTGGCTCTACGCTTTGTAACCTAGTTAATATAAATGAGCTGTTGACGGAATCTTTTGTTGTTCGATGAGCTACTGGGAGTAGCCTGCAAAGTAAAAAGTGTGAGGAACATTTGGACCCAGAACATGCGATGATTCTCGTCTAACTGTTGGCGCCTCTTCTGAATTTTGCTTGCGAAACTCGCTGTGAGCAGTTAGGCATGGCCAGCTTTAAGTAGTAGAGTTGTTGAAGGTTCAGTTCTCAAATGACAAATGAAATGAGTAGCAGTCGCTTCTGCTGAAATGTTCCAGCTTGAAGATTACTGAAGCTGTGTGCCATTCTGTAGATATCAGGTGATATAAATGAAGAGGTGGAGGCTCATAACCGAATGCTGGACAGAATGGTATGTTGTATCTACTCTGTTAACCTTTTCCTCCTTCAAAGATCTGAATCTACTAGTGCTGCTATCTTACCATCGCGTGCCTCGTTCAGGGGAATGACATGGATTCATCAAGGGGGTTTCTCTCTGGAACAGTGGACAAATTCAAGACAGTAAGCGGCAACTCCCTGTGCATCTTCTCCTTGTATTCTCCTGAAACTGATTCATGTCTTCATGAACACAGGTGTTTGAGACCAAGTCGAGCAGGAGGATGGGGACACTCGTGGCGTCATTCGTCGCGCTCTTCATGCTAGTGTACTACCTGACCAGGTAGAGGGATCCTTGGGTTGGACCCTGTCCTACCTCAGGCTACCTGTGGACTGGGGGTGCCCAAGAATATGCTGAAAATGGTTGCGCCGGTCGATCTACATGTCATATGTACTTAATCTGTCAAAAGTATGTCGATCAGAGTGTCGCTAATGTGCACCGTGTGTGGATTACAAccctttccttcttctttttttgctcTGGTGATGTGTAATTAATTACAGAATATGGAGTCAACTATTTGCCTGTTTGCACTGTCATGCTACATGTATGATAACTAGTATACTTGGAATGCTTGCTACTACAAGGTGTCTCCAGTTCAGGCctcctttggtttgtaggaatttTGTAGGATTTCCTACTCCTATGTAGGATTGTTTCCTATCCttcacatttcaaaggaaaaaaAAAGTTAGCTCAGACCTAATGAAAAATTCCTATCATATGAACCAAGTGACATGTTTTCCTGTAGGAACTGAGATACATGTCAATCTCATTTTCTATGACTTTCCTTTTCCTATGATTTTCCTATCCTATGAACTGGTTTGAAGGAATGTCACGGGCTTTCTATAGACATTTCTCTTTTAGAGCCCTTTGGTttatatgaatggattcctatccATATCTTGGATTGGTTTCTATCCTCCACATTtgaaaggaaaataaacattagcccAGATTCAATGGGAAAAAAAATCCTATCCGGTGAACCAAATTTTTTTCTATTCCTATTCATAGGATTTGAGATGCTTGTCATTTCATTTCTTACAAGCTTCCTATTTCTATGATATTTCTATCATAACCATAAGAAGGCCTCAGTGTTTTTTCTGGAGTTTTGGTTAGAACTACACTGGGGTTTACTGATGTGTGTTTTTTTTTAAAGAAAGGACGGAAGTTTACTTGAAGCTTATATGGGTAGCTGCGAGGACGACACGCGTCCTGCCCGCGGCTGAAGGCACAAACCCAATACTGAAACAATAATGCAGCTGCTGCATTGTGTAAGCATAGTTTTTAGGTCAAGACTTGGGGTCAGCGGGTGGTTTAATCACACAATTAACAACTGAAGCAATTGTCGTTAGGCGCAATTATTGAGGGGGAGATGCCCTAATCGTGTGGGAACAAGCACTGGACACCTGTCATTAGCATAGATAATTGCAACAACCAATCTTAATCACATGTAGCAGCTTGTCCCTGATACATGACCTTTAGTACTACTATTTCTTCGCCAGCAGCACCAGATACATGCATGTGAACAACCCTTAATCTACTACTAGTACTGCACTGCCTGTGGATGCAGCTAATTAGTGCCTGATTTGCATTTGTTTGTTTGGGATGTGTTAGATATGTCATGCACACCACCCCATCAAAGTTTGACAAAGCTTAGGTTATCCATCCCTGGGGGATGTGCCACCATTCTGATTGATTAGTGAGCAGTGCTttacagaaagaaaaaaaaggattAGGGGTTGGCTTACTTAATTAACTGCTTGCATTTGGCTTTTGCCCTGTCGTTTTCCTTTTCAGATTGGAGTGGAGTGGAGGCATATGAGCATGGCAGGATCTTTACTGTACTTTGCATATCTTGTATATATATAGTGTATTTGATGCATCTCATGCATGGACCACATGAGTTAGGCGTGCATCTCTATGATTTTCTTCTCCCCAAATCAACTGCAGGTTGGTTGGACATGCTAGGCCGTGTAATTAATCAAATTTGATTTCCATGGAGTAGCGATGTTATTGTCAATTTCCGCAACAAGTATATCTATCTATTGAACaagttttctactccctccatctcaaattacttgtcttagatttgtctagatacaaaTGTATCTAGACACGTTACATTCGTATCTaaacaaatctaagacaagtatTTTGGGATGACGGTAATATTTTTTTAATTAGATGAAACATAAAGATTTGCTTATGCTGTGAAAGTATTGCTGGAATGACTTAGGCTTGCTTTGAGAATTCCTAGAGCATGTTGTTTACACCGGGTACATCTTATCTAACCAAGATCACAATGATTAATTTCATGAAATATGTTATGATTAACGGGAATCTTCTGTCATGAAGTTCACCGATTAGTTAAAGCATGTATATATTTCAGCATCACAGGACATCATCATCTGTTTGTTTGCATACAGAGAGATCTAACATAAAAAGCATACACGGTTTTTTATACGTTGCCATGATTAGTTAAAGCATGCCTACCTGTAGGTAGCTTCAAAAATCCCATTACTCCGCCAGCCTGAAGTACACATTGTATATCTTGCCTACCTGAGTACTGAAACTTTGAATATGCACTTAATTAGCTCTAGGCCTCAACAACATATTTGGCAATAAATTCCATGGCATTTTCTGTTGCCATTGGAGCAACCATGTATATACAGATATACTAAACTCATGTTGGAATAAGTGACCAGTAGTTGAAGTCCTTGACTGCTCTATGCATATATGTGGAACATGTTTAATTAAGAGTTCCAAGTACTAGTTGAAGATGTTCTTCATGAACATGTCATCTGATTGATTGATTACTTTGTCTCCAACTAACTGGAAACATCATACGGAGAAAAACTTGTACGCATTATTGTAGAATGATTCCTTTTTGTGGTTCATACATTAATGCATAATGATATTCTTGTCATTAGTTGACAACGACAAGAAAGGGTATCAACAATTGCAAC
The sequence above is a segment of the Aegilops tauschii subsp. strangulata cultivar AL8/78 chromosome 6, Aet v6.0, whole genome shotgun sequence genome. Coding sequences within it:
- the LOC109757237 gene encoding bet1-like SNARE 1-1 produces the protein MNARGYRSTRTALFDGIEEGGIRASAYSSHEIDEHENERAMDGLQDRVSILKRISGDINEEVEAHNRMLDRMGNDMDSSRGFLSGTVDKFKTVFETKSSRRMGTLVASFVALFMLVYYLTR